From Sphingobacterium bambusae:
CATCGGGATGGTTATCATTATCCAACAATTGGTATTCTGGGCTAGAAATATAAATCGGTTGATCCTTAACTTCTTTCGCTAAAACGAATACACCGGAATTTCCGGAATTTGAAATTTTCCATTCAAACTCCAGCTCGAAATTCTTAAAATCATGTGCGAAAATCAAATCGCCACCATCAGGATTCGTCACTCCAGCCGGGTTCTTGGAGAATTTCAACATACCATCTTCAATAGACCATTTCGCGGGAACCTTCTCCTTATTATATCCTCGCCAGCCATTCAGGGATGTTCCATCAAAGATAATATACGCGCCATTCGCGTCCTTTTTAAAACTTTTCAGATCCACCTTCGGTAGGTTTAGAATCTCATACTGAGGGACGTTCGACGCAGCTTTTTTTGCCTGCTGTGCATTGCAAGACATACTTGTTACAAGCATGGCCGCTCCTATCACATACATAAAATTTCTCTTCATATTAAAATGCATAAGTTTAGTTGCTGATTAAAGGTAATAAAAATCTCCTTAAAAACCTCCGCCCATATCATCACCCGACTCTCCATTTTCCTTTTGCTCACGTTTCTTCGTCAGATCTTGCAAGCCAAAACGATAGGAAAACGAAAGGGTAACCATCCGCTTCATCCAACGGTGTTCAAAATCGGTAACAATCTGTGGTGTGACGGTCTGCGCACCGAATCGACGGGTATTAAATAGATCGCGAACATTGAGCGAAAGATTGGCACGTTTATTCATAAACTCCTTCTTTACGGCGACATCGACGCCCGTCATGTACTTTGTTTTTCCTTGTGCCATCACCCGTGGAGCGAAATAGTCACCACGAAGCTGAAAAGCCCAATTTTTAGGCAATTTCACGTTCGAGTTCAAGTTGGCATTCCAGTTAACGCCCTCTTGTTCTTGTATATCGAAATCCGCATTGCCTTCAAACTTATTATAGAACAGGTTTCCGTTCCATGTTGCATCCCACCAGTTGGTGATATTAACCTTGGTGATCAACTCGATACCAGCGACATTGGAACTTGTTAAATTCTCCCAACGGCTAAAGGTCACGCTGTTTTCATCCACCAAATAAATGTAGGGCTGCATCACGTCATTCATACGTCGATAGTAGGCTGTAGAAATGAAATTCCACTTGCTGTATGTCTTGGCAAAGCTAGCCTCGAAAGAATGAATATCCTCTGGCAATAGATTTGGATTACCTTGGCGTCTGTTCATCTCATCGGATACATCTGGAAATGGATTCACCTGCCATCCACGTGGACGTTGCACGCGACGTGAGTAGCTGAGCTGCACCTTATCTCCTTTATCGTTGACATCATAAGTTAAAAACACCGTTGGATACAGACGGAAATAGTTCTGCCCTCCATCGACAACCTGCTCTGCCGCAGAAAGGTCGGGATCCTTCGCGAAATAGCGCGTAGTCAGATCCACCTGCTCTGCACGAAGGCCTACCTGATAGCCAATCTTTTTGGACAATTTATTTTGATAATTCACATACAAAGCGTGCACGGCATTGGTCATATCAAAATCGTTACTGATCGAGTAATCAGGAAAATATTGATTATTAAGCGTGTTCAGGGTATCTGAAAACTGCGTATCGAATGACTTACGGATTAGGCTTCGGTAACCTGCTTCGAACTTACTATCCTCATTGAAAGGTAGCACATAATCCAGCTGAATGTTCATCATCTTACCATCCTCGCTGGTTTCATTAATCCTTCCATCGGTAGGTGAACCCGAGCTGTAGGTCTGCGTGAAGCTGTTTACACCATCTTCAGTATCCCTACCATAGTTAAAATTAGCAACAAGTTCTGCACCCTCTCGATCAAATTTACGGATAACGTCTAAATTGAATTCGTAGCCTAGATCACTTTCGGTTTGTCGCGACAGACGCGTGCTCGTGCCTGATAGCGAGGGATGGTTAAGGTAGCGATAGATCAAATCGGCATCGCGATCGTTATCGCGGACGCTTAGGTTGGTAGACAAGCCGATGGTCGTTTTATCATTCAAAAAGTAATCCGCACCCAACTTCACCGTATTGTTGATCCCACGTCGAGATGTTTCCTCAGTATTATCTATCCGACTGTCGTTGTTAAGATACAAATTGTTTCTTGCGCCAGACCCAACCATATTCCGTCTATTAAAGTTGTAGTTACCATAATAGTTGAACTTCTTATCTCGGAAATTAAGCGTCACGCCAGCCATGTAGTTATTGTATGATCCCGCAGAAGCCGTGGCCGTACCATTAAGTCCGGTGCTGATGTTCTTTTTCAGTACGATGTTAATGATGCCGGATTGACCCTCTGCATCATATTTTGAAGAAGGGTTCGTAATAATTTCTACTTTATCGATGGCATTCGCCGGCAGCGATTGCAACAATGCATTCACATCACTTCCTGCCAAGGCAGACTCGCGTCCGTCGATAAGAATCTTTACACTGCTGGATCCACGCAGCGAGACTGCTCCATCCATATCCACCTGCAAGGTGGGAACATTCTGCAATAGATCTGTTGCCGATCCACCTACACTGACTAAGCTTTGTGAAACATCAAATACTTTCCGATCGATGCCTAGGCGCATCTCCGGCGCACGTCCCTCAACGACAACCTCCTGAATCACTTTGCCGTCACCGGTCAACAAAATCTTGCCTAAATTGAGCGGATCGACACTGTTTACCTGAATATTATCGCGAATGATATCTTGTTTACCTACGTAGGTTATACGCAGCGCATAGGTTCCGAAATTAACTTCGCCAAATCGAAGATTCCCCTGCACATCGCTTTGTGCACCTAGCACATACTGCTTGTCAACCTGACGCAACAGGGATGCACTTGCCCCGATAATGGGCTCATTGGTTTCTGCATCGATGACGACGGCTTCTATTTTTCCTTTTTGGGCAAGGAGCAGAAAAGGTGAAAAAATAAAGAATAAAAGTACTTTAACGTTTTTAGTTGATATCATTGTGAAAACAAACATTTTCACAAAAAAACAAAATAAAAGCTGCTATAGTTCTATCGTAACTGTATTATTACGCTAGTGGTTTTACTCTACGGATACTGTAAGTCCTTCCGATTTTAAAATTTTTCGGTAAACCTCCATCTCCGTATATGACCCTTCCAGCACCGCACACTTACCTTCATTGTGTACTTTCCAAGCGATCTGTTCGGCTTGTGGTTCGGTATATTGTAAATGTTTAATCAGACAGGCTATTACGTGGTCAAAGGTATTAATCTCATCGTTCCAAAGGATCAGGCGGTTGGAGGTCTTAACAGCTGCCAAGATTTCATCAAGCGTAAAGGTCTCTTGTTCGGTTTGTACACTCATAATACAAAAGTAGTTATTTTTTAAAAAATGACGTACTTTTACCAACTAATCAAATGGATATAAACTATGTTTCAGTCGAAAATAGCGGGCATCGGCTATTATGTGCCCAAGAACGTATACAGCAACAACGATCTCACCCGATTTATGGAGACAAGTGATGAATGGATACAGGAACGCACAGGTATCAAGGAACGTCGCTATGCTGACAGACTTGAAGAAACGACGACAACAATGGGCGTTGAAGCGGCGAAGGTAGCTATTGAGCGTGCGGGAACAAGTGCGGAAGAAATTGATTTTATCATTTTTGCGACCCTATCTCCTGATTATTACTTCCCAGGCTGTGGTGTCTTGTTGCAGCGAGAGATGGGCATGAAAGAAATTGGCGCTTTGGATATCCGCAACCAGTGTTCTGGATTTGTGTATGCACTATCTATAGCCGATCAGTTCATC
This genomic window contains:
- a CDS encoding 3-keto-disaccharide hydrolase; this translates as MKRNFMYVIGAAMLVTSMSCNAQQAKKAASNVPQYEILNLPKVDLKSFKKDANGAYIIFDGTSLNGWRGYNKEKVPAKWSIEDGMLKFSKNPAGVTNPDGGDLIFAHDFKNFELEFEWKISNSGNSGVFVLAKEVKDQPIYISSPEYQLLDNDNHPDAKMGVDGNRKSGSLYDMIPAKPQNGNPAGQWNKAKIVVNKGKVTHYQNDVKVVEYSLWTSDWTTLLQASKFSEAKWPLAFELLNNVGGKTKSGVIGFQDHGDDVWLKNIKVKVL
- a CDS encoding outer membrane beta-barrel family protein; protein product: MISTKNVKVLLFFIFSPFLLLAQKGKIEAVVIDAETNEPIIGASASLLRQVDKQYVLGAQSDVQGNLRFGEVNFGTYALRITYVGKQDIIRDNIQVNSVDPLNLGKILLTGDGKVIQEVVVEGRAPEMRLGIDRKVFDVSQSLVSVGGSATDLLQNVPTLQVDMDGAVSLRGSSSVKILIDGRESALAGSDVNALLQSLPANAIDKVEIITNPSSKYDAEGQSGIINIVLKKNISTGLNGTATASAGSYNNYMAGVTLNFRDKKFNYYGNYNFNRRNMVGSGARNNLYLNNDSRIDNTEETSRRGINNTVKLGADYFLNDKTTIGLSTNLSVRDNDRDADLIYRYLNHPSLSGTSTRLSRQTESDLGYEFNLDVIRKFDREGAELVANFNYGRDTEDGVNSFTQTYSSGSPTDGRINETSEDGKMMNIQLDYVLPFNEDSKFEAGYRSLIRKSFDTQFSDTLNTLNNQYFPDYSISNDFDMTNAVHALYVNYQNKLSKKIGYQVGLRAEQVDLTTRYFAKDPDLSAAEQVVDGGQNYFRLYPTVFLTYDVNDKGDKVQLSYSRRVQRPRGWQVNPFPDVSDEMNRRQGNPNLLPEDIHSFEASFAKTYSKWNFISTAYYRRMNDVMQPYIYLVDENSVTFSRWENLTSSNVAGIELITKVNITNWWDATWNGNLFYNKFEGNADFDIQEQEGVNWNANLNSNVKLPKNWAFQLRGDYFAPRVMAQGKTKYMTGVDVAVKKEFMNKRANLSLNVRDLFNTRRFGAQTVTPQIVTDFEHRWMKRMVTLSFSYRFGLQDLTKKREQKENGESGDDMGGGF
- a CDS encoding ATP-dependent Clp protease adaptor ClpS encodes the protein MSVQTEQETFTLDEILAAVKTSNRLILWNDEINTFDHVIACLIKHLQYTEPQAEQIAWKVHNEGKCAVLEGSYTEMEVYRKILKSEGLTVSVE